A stretch of DNA from Cannabis sativa cultivar Pink pepper isolate KNU-18-1 chromosome X, ASM2916894v1, whole genome shotgun sequence:
CTTGATTTGATTTGCAATTTTTGTATTTGAAACTTTATAGCTATGCATTGTCATAAGGCTTCGTTTGGTATCTTATGTAGGCCGCATGAGATGCCTTGCTGCTTTGGCTAGGTAGGAAGAACTTAACAACTTTTGCAAGGAATATTGGAGTCCTGCTGAACCTGCTACTCGACTAGAAATGGCACCAATGGTCAGTTTGTGGTTTTTGCTGTCCTTAACTTCTTGACTATATTGATAATAATCCTTGATTGTATTCATAATAGATTTTATTGTGTCAGGCTGCAAATGCTGCTTGGAATATGGGGGAGTGGGATCAAATGGCTGAATATGTGTCTCGGTTAGATGATGGTGATGAAACTAAACTAAGGGGATTGGCGAATACTGCTGCCAGTGGTGATGGAAGCAGCAACGGTACATTCTTCAGAGCTGTTTTGTTATTTCGAAGAGGGAAGGTATCATTTACTCTAGACTTTTATCCTTACTTTTGGGAACATTGATCTTATTGTTGGAGGGGGAACTTTAGTGTTTTCTATCTGTGTTAATGATGCAAATCTAATTTCTTTTAtctgttgttgttattgttattacttATTGTTATTGTTGTGGGGACTTATGGACCCCACACCTACTCAACCACTAAGCAATGAACAATGTAAATGATGCAATATTTTATGTAGAAAAGGGCTACTTTTTAGTAGTTCCCTTATTAAAGACATAACTATTTGTCAGTTAATTATACATTTTGTTATCTCTTTTAAATTTAACTTTCTCCCCAGTATGATGAAGCACGCGAATACGTCGAGAGAGCTAGAAAATGCCTGGCGACGGAACTTGCTACTTTAGTAAGTgttcattttatatatatatatatatacatatatatatttatactgtGCTCCTCATAAACTGTTATTTCAGCATTCAACCAAAATTTGATATGTTGATTTGTATGGTCAAATTTGGATTGAAAAATATACTTTGTATGTTGATGCCAAGGGGAAGATTTCACCAATGGGTAGATATTAGGATGTAAACttgaatatttttaatattactcTAATATAGTTACAATGAAATAAATGTCAGCCTGTTACGTTGTTGTCTTTACATTTTTGCCATGGCAAGGCAACATTTTAGGTGTTTGCGTATCATTATGATTCTTATAACTCCTAAAGACATCTTTAAGTTCCCCGTGTAAAATGAGCTGTATATTTCTGTCAACTATTAGTATTACAGTGCGTCTTTCAATTTTCATGTGGTTTAGCCCTATCACTTGATTTGCAATCCATATGGAAGTGGACTACACTACTCACATGTTATGTGTGAAACTTTTTTGCTTTACATACTATAGTTACACATATATATGTTGTAGGTTTCGGAAAGCTATGAACGAGCTTATACCAATATGGTCCGTGTTCAGCAGCTGTCAGAACTCGAGgaggtttgtttttttttatatttatatatatatgtttttattctttttcagttttatttatTGTAGGTATAACATATAAAGTTATAGGTCATTGATT
This window harbors:
- the LOC115706853 gene encoding serine/threonine-protein kinase TOR-like, whose product is MAPMAANAAWNMGEWDQMAEYVSRLDDGDETKLRGLANTAASGDGSSNGTFFRAVLLFRRGKYDEAREYVERARKCLATELATLVSESYERAYTNMVRVQQLSELEEVIDYCTLPLGNSVAEGRRALICNMWTERIQGAKRNVEVWQVLLAVRALVLPPTEDTDNWLKFASLCRQSGRISQARSTLVKLLQVSGV